One region of Vitis vinifera cultivar Pinot Noir 40024 chromosome 1, ASM3070453v1 genomic DNA includes:
- the LOC109122316 gene encoding uncharacterized protein LOC109122316: MDQQVVTVDQFTAAMASIQEALAGLRQEISGQQGRPPTVQDETPYDSHPPPPPPPVPSVHQASPYVLHGHSEIAPPAVAQAVVADDTHARMDRIEQCMRQMRVSDGSVVWDDFGGMPVASLPAKFRMPDIERYTGIGCPRLHLRLYSTVMRAHGLDEPQMITLFPLSLSGAAQRWFASLESSRRRTWDDLAQEFLRQFSFNTVVDVSRRELEALRQRTEESVSSFISRWRGKIAEIVDRPSERDQIQMVLRSLQPRIARHVVGAPFTDFGSLVMALYDVEDGITRGLWADSSPSDVKGKKPFIGPRPTEVGAISSSSQRPFRRHQPIPQFSEPHSSYASHQYRPRTPRPVYDQTHMPQTLVLPSYATQGIERPAVSYTATGQPCYAAQFTARPAAPYPRPGAQQTSALFALRTQRQFSQIGMPLSQALRKLTEAGLLTALTPRPLPQPIPAQFRMDLHCAYHQGPGHETDRCTALRHAIQDLIDQGLVHLGQPSVTTNPLPTHTTHAVPPPAGGIHFLDFDETDDHVHMLSWDDPDPEPIMPAGIYETSGVTLEPQMPAPFRLFHEAASVQTTTSEPLTFTRYSVQAPYILIPGVEEVRAPHVDISQTPDIQYILRGGRVMRQPPPAAARPVEGTSASHEEVRAEDDEILRQLQSTQAHISIWSLLASSSTHRDALTRALSQIRVDTTTTPEGLIHMMTAGRATCIVFSDDDLPPEGSDHTRPLYISVGCSGRRVPSVLLDNGSALNVCPLATAIALGYAPSDFGPSTQTVRAYDSTRREVMGTLEIELLIGPATFVAIFQVLRIPTSFNLLLGRPWIHRAGAIPSSFHQKVKFIHDGQVVVVQSVGDMFIAAEPVLEISHTDDDLFLTGFTFDEVQTVEIEDFCRDFVAMSFDQHGSTVVLDIMRSMSYLPGMGLGRRQHGPSEFIAIPDHDVPFGLGFIPTEADYLYMARLRKERVRARLTHTPFDYPLRPYTMSLSDYFVRASEPLTRADVIIGGLSTTQEVELQRLVQQLRLGDGAPGPSTSVLIAPSSPDRTSLMTLCFPDETDEHGTFDEVGDVVDGAAPHDEYIDEMLALSMSQIEETVHPGLASSFDLFGVSAIELAEESVTAPALESVEDPIVFYDLIDSHVGIVEGASDSVDPPLSFDVLSGFVSRSDIVSDVPSMDLSIFEYLPVSCDIDLSAPSSPTSQIFDIDDEIAQHDSDDDSSSVSDSDPVDQRVSPAVGDTEIVDFGTTDQPRELRIGSDLSTDERDSLIQLLRAYLDVFAWSYEDMLGLDSSIVQHPTLASMIDIPVDATVRPLLIESRSAPAYCCLIDDVEPDDGLPWYHDIYHFLRLGVYPEAATAKEKRALRQLATRFVICGETLYRRSPDGMLLLCLDRTSADRVMREVDHHFSSRIHCIAIVFIVACDSSHSLRILFSPYSDPSQRFMDPHGLARPSLTGCSSRRGHDRLSYGASEIHTAGSALLDTWIPSCLSTWEPWRRSFSHMSVAVSITRPRYIVFASLTVVPELFIDMIA; the protein is encoded by the exons ATGGATCAGCAGGTCGTCACGGTCGATCAGTTCACGGCCGCTatggcttctatccaggagGCTTTGGCTGGCCTCAGGCAGGAGATCAGTGGTCAGCAGGGTAGACCACCGACAGTTCAGGATGAGACGCCATATGACTCACACCCACCTCCACCACCCCCACCCGTTCCTTCAGTGCACCAGGCATCACCATATGTATTACACGGGCATTCTGAGATCGCTCCACCCGCAGTCGCCCAGGCCGTTGTCGCTGATGACACGCATGCGCGCATGGACCGCATCGAGCAGTGTATGAGACAGATGAGAGTGTCAGATGGATCCGTCGTTTGGGATGATTTTGGGGGTATGCCGGTAGCCAGTTTAccggctaagttcaggatgccagatATTGAGAGGTACACTGGTATTGGTTGTCCGCGCCTCCACCTCAGACTTTATAGCaccgtgatgagggctcatggactAGACGAGCCTCAGATGATCACCCTTTTCCCCCTATCTCTGAGTGGGGCGGCTCAGCGCTGGTTTGCGTCTCTGGAGTCCTCGAGACGCCGTACATGGGAtgacttggcccaggagttcctacgacagttttcgTTTAACACTGTTGTAGACGTATCGAGGAGAGAGCTCGAGGCTCTGAGGCAGAGGACAGAGGAGTccgtttcttctttcatttcccgctggcgcgggaagatagctgagatagtggatagaccatcagagagagaccagattcagatggttttgaggagcctaCAGCCGAGGATCGCCAGACATGTGGTTGGGGCCCCGTTCACAGATTTTGGGTCTCTGGTTATGGCTTTGTATGATGTCGAGGACGGCATCACGAGAGGTTTATGggcagattcttcccctagtgatgttaaggggaagaaaccattcATAGGACCGAGACCGACAGAGGTTGGCGCTATCAGTTCATCCAGTCAGAGGCCTTTCAGACGCCATCAGCCGATCCCACAGTTTTCTGAGCCTCATTCTTCCTATGCATCTCATCAGTACAGGCCACGGACACCTCGTCCGGTTTATGATCAGACACACATGCCGCAGACATTGGTTTTACCTTCTTATGCCACTCAGGGCATTGAGAGACCCGCGGTCTCCTACACAGCCACAGGGCAGCCATGCTACGCTGCTCAGTTCACCGCGAGACCTGCGGCGCCTTATCCCCGACCTGGAGCCCAGCAGACTTCTGCTCTGTTTGCTTTGAGGACGCAGAGGCAGTTCTCGCagataggcatgccgttgagccaggctcttcggaagcttacGGAGGCTGGTTTATTGACTGCTCTCACCCCTCGGCCACTACCTCAGCCGATTCCAgctcagttcaggatggatttaCACTGTGCTTATCATCAGGGGCCTGGACATGAGACCGATCGATGCACCGCTCTGAGGCACGCTATTCAGGATCTgatagaccagggtttggtacacttgggCCAGCCGAGTGTGACCACAAACCCGTTGCCGACCCacaccacacatgcagttcctccacCAGCTGGTGGTATTCATTTCTTGGACTTTGATGAGACTGATGATCATGTCcatatgttgagttgggatgatccAGACCCAGAGCCTATCATGCCAGCTGGGATTTATGAGACGAGTGGGGTGACTCTAGAGCCACAGATGCCTGCTCCATTTCGATTATTTCATGAGGCAGCGTCTGTACAGACTACCACTTCCGAGCCTTTGACATTCACACGCTATAGCGTTCAGGCGCCGTACATTCTGATCCCAGGTGTTGAGGAGGTTCGAGCTCCACATGTTGATATTTCTCAGACTCCGGACATCCAGTATATCCTCCGAGGGGGTAGAGTGATGCGACAGCCACCTCCCGCGGCAGCTAGGCCAGTTGAGGGTACATCTGCTTCCCATGAGGAGGTCAGAGCagaggatgacgagattttgaggcagttgcagagcactcaggctcatatttctatctggagccttttagcgtcctccagtactcatcgggatgcactgactcgagctctgagccagatcagagttgataccacgaccactcccgagggactcattcatatgatgacggctggcagagccacttgtattgtcttttccgatgatgacttgccaccggAGGGCTCAGACCACACTCGCCCGCTCTACATATCTGTCGGTTGTTCAGGCCGCCGAGTTCCATCTGTccttttggacaatggctcggccctgaacgtatgtcctctTGCCACTGCCATCGCCCTTGGATACGCTCCTTCTGATTTCGGTCCCTCTACTCAGACCGTTCGCGCATATGACAGTACTCGgagggaggtcatgggtacatTGGAGATCGAGTTACTGATCGGTCCGGCCACTTTTGTCGCTATATTCCAGGTTTtaaggattcctacatcctttaacctgcttttgggCCGACCATGGATCCACCGAGCCGGGGCCATTCCTTCTTCctttcatcagaaggtgaagtttattcacgATGGTCAGGTCGTCGTGGTGCAGTCTGTGGGAGACATGTTCATTGCTGCTGAGCCTGTGCTCGAGATTAGTCACACTGATGATGATCTTTTTCTGACTGGATTCACCTTCGATGAGGTGCAGACCGTAGAGATAGAGGATTTCTGCCGAGATTTTGTGGCCATGTCCTTTGACCAGCATGGGAGCACAGTGGTGCTCGATATTATGCGGAGCATGTCCTATCTACCCGGCATGGGGTTGGGCCGACGTCAGCatggaccgagcgagttcatagCCATCCCTGATCATGACGTACCGTTCGGACTCGGGTTCATCCCCACTGAGGCCGATTATCTCTATATGGCGCGCTTGCGCAAGGAGAGAGTGAGGGCTCGGCTGACTCATACACCTTTCGACTATCCTCTTCGCCCATACACCATGAGCTTATCtgattactttgtgagggcatcaGAGCCATTGACCCGCGCAGACGTGATCATTGGCGGACTTAGTACCACCCAGGAGGTTGAGCTTCAGCGCCTTGTCCAGCAGTTACGATTGGGAGACGGAGCCCCTGGTCCTTCGACTTCTGTGTTGATTGCTCCTTCTTCTCCAGATCGCACtagccttatgacgctttgctTCCCGGACGAGACCGATGAGCATGGGACCTTTGATGAGGTCGGGGACGTAGTGGACGGAGCCGCCCCACACGACGAGTACATCGACGAGATGCTCGCCCTGAGCATGAGCCAGATTGAGGAGACTGTTCATCCTGGGCTTGCTTCATCATTCGATCTTTTCGGGGTATCCGCCATCGAGCTTGCCGAGGAGAGCGTGACTGCCCCTGCTCTGGAGTCTGTTGAGGACCCTATAGTTTTTTATGATTTGATTGATAGCCATGTTGGCattgttgagggagcgtccgactctgtggacccacctctttcatttgacgTTCTGTCGGGGTTCGTCTCCCGTTCTGACATCGTTTCCGATGTtccatctatggatttgagcatttttgagtatttgcctgtctcttgtgatattgatttatctgcaccatcttcacccacatcacagatttttgatattgatgatgagattgcacagcatgactcagatgatgactcatcttctGTTTCCGATTCGGATCCCGTTGATCAGAGGGTTTCACCTGCTGTAGGAGACAcggagattgttgattttggcactacagatcagcctagggagttgaggatcgggTCAGAtctatctacagatgagagggACAGCCTCATCCAGTTGCTCAGAGCATACttggacgttttcgcatggtcctatgaggacatgctAGGCCTTGATTCATCTATcgtccagcatc ctactctagcttccatgatcgatATTCCCGTTGATGCCACTGTTCGACCTTTGTTGATCGAGTCGAGGTCTGCTCCTGCTTACTGTTGCTTGATCGATGATGTAGAGCCagatgatggtttgccatggtatcacgacatatatcactttttgagacttGGCGTATATCCTGAGGCTGCCACGGCCAAGGagaagagagcattgagacagttggctaCCCGATTCGTCATCTGTGGCGAGACATTGTATAGACGATCGCCTGATGGGATGCTACTATTATGTTTGGACCGCACCTCTGCCGATcgggtgatgagagag GTCGATCACCACTTTTCTTCACGTATTCATTGTATCGCCATCgtttttatcgttgcttgtgattcatctcattcccttcGCATCTTATTCTCTCCTTACAGCGACCCATCTCAG AGGTTCATGGATCCTCACGGACTTGCGCGACcatcacttactggatgctcaTCGAGACGTGGACATGATCGTTTATCTTACGGAGCCTCTGAGATCCACACAGCCGGGTCCGCACTTCTCGACACTTGGATTCCATCATGCCTCTCCACCTGGGAG CCATGGAGGCGATCGTTCTCTCACATGTCCGTCGCAGTCTCCATCACTCGGCCGAGATATATTGTATTCGCCTCACTGACCGTTGTTCCTGAGCTCTTTATTGACATGATCGCTTAG